The region ATCGCGGGCAACCAGCTCACGATCTCGCGCTTCGACCCCACCAGTGGCATCCCCAACTACAAGGCGTGCGCCGTCAAGATCGAGCGGTCGGCGGAGCCCGCCTTCCCCGTACCCCCGCCACCCGTCCCCGTCGAAGGGTCCGACGCATGACGATGGAACGGTCGATCTTCGTCGATCCCTCACGGTGCATCGGCTGCGGCGCGTGCGTCGCCGCCTGCCGCGAGTGCGACAGCCACCGCGGCAAGTCGATGATGAACCTGGACGTCATCGACCGCGGGACGTCGACCGCGGCGCTGCCCACGGTGTGCATGCACTGCGCCGACCCCGTCGCGCCGTGGCGCAGGTGTGCCCGGTGGACGCGATCCTCCAGACCGACGACGGCGTCGTCCACTCCCCGGACGTGTCGCGGTGCATCGGCTGCACGAACTGCGTCCATGCCTGCCCATGGGGCGTGCCCAAGTTCGACGTCGTCGAACAGCTCGCCTACAAGTGCAACCTGTGCTACGACCGCACGTCGGTGGGGCTCGGGCCGATGTGCGCCACGGTGTGCCCGTCCGACGCGCTGTACTACGGCACCGCCGCTGAGGTGGAGGCGCAGCGGCCCAGTCGCAAGGTGATCGACGTCTTCGGGTTCGGCGAGCAGGCCCTGCAGACCGGCAACTGGATGGTGGTGCCCGCCGACGCGCCGGATCTGCTGCCGGTGATAACGGCATGACCCGTGCGGACCCGCCCGATCCCGAGCTCGTCGCCGAACGCGTCGCGCGCCTGACGACGGACACCCTGGTGACCCGCCGGGGGTACCTCAAGATCCTCGGCGTGCTCAGCGGCGGGCTGGCCGCCGGCAACGTCGCGGTCGCTCTCGGCGCGTTCCAGCGACGCACCGCGGGCGCCACGATCGAGACGGTCATCGCCGACGACGCCGACGCCATCCCCGTCGGCGGGGCGGTCCGCTTCACCTATCCCAACGACCGCGATCCGGCGCTGCTGCTGCGCCTCGACGACGACGTCTACGTCGCCTACTCGGTCATCTGCACCCACCTCGCGTGCGAGGTGCTGTGGGAGCGAGGCACGACCGATTTGTACTGCCCGTGTCACAACGGCGTGTTCGACCCCACCGACGGTGCACCGGTCGCCGGACCACCCGAACGCCCGTTGCCCCGGATCCGGCTCGAACGCCGCGGCGCCGCAATCGTCGCCGTCGGCGAGGACCCCGGGCAGTTCGAGGCCGGCCACAGCGGGGCTGCCCATGCGCTCTGAACCGACGGACGTCCGCTCCCGCTCCGCTCAGACACGGCTGACCCGCACGCTGCCGGGCAGGCCCGCCGACGAGACCGACGAGGGCGTGCGCACGGCGCTGACCACACGGATCGTGATCGTGCTCACGATCATCCTCGGTCAGCTGTGGGCGCTGACCGTGGGTCTGGAGGCCTACCTGGGGGGCCACACCGGACAGGCATGGCTGCTCGCCACCTTCTCGGTCGTCTCCTTCGTGGTCGCCCTCGCGCTCGTCCGCGTCGAGCTGCCGACGCGCTCGCGGCGTCGTCCGCGCCAACGCTGAGGTGGGTCGATGGATGGAGATGGCACGTCGAATCAGGACCGGTACCCCACGCGACCCCGCCGACCCGGTCCCGTCGGCGGTGACATGGCCGCGGTCGTGTTCGGGCTCGCACGCCGCATGCGGCTGCCTGCGCTCGTCGAGCGTCACTCCTCGGTGCCGGTGCTCGGCCTGTTCGCCCTGATCAACGGCTTCATCTCGATCGGGCTGATGGCCGCGGCGGCGTGGATGACCGACGCCCCCTTCGTGTTCCCGTCGCTCGGCCCGACCGCGTTCCTGCTCTTCTACACACCGGTGCAACCTGCGGCTTCGCCCCGCAACACGATCCTCGGTCACCTGATCGCCGTCGCCGCCGGCTACCTGGCACTGGCGCTCTTCGGTCTGCTCGACGCCCCACCTGCGCTGGCCACCAGCGTGACGACAGCGCGGGTCACCGCCGCCGCGCTGTCGTTGGGACTCACCAGCGGCGCCATGATCTGGGCGAAGGTCCCGCACCCACCCGCCGGCGCGACCACCCTCATCGTGTCACTGGGCATCCTGCGTGAGCCGGCGCAACTCGCGGTCCTCATGCTCGCCGTCGTCCTCCTCGTGGCGCAGGGCTTCGTCATCAACCGGCTCGCGGGCATCCGCTACCCGCTGTGGGCCCCACGTCCCGCACCGCGGCCCACCGGCGACTGAAGGCCGGCGCCGTCACCTGCGTGCGGAGGCGGGTTGCCGCAGAGGTGGGCCACACATGTCGCAGTGCGCGCCGACCTCCTGCCGAGGCTGCGCCTCGGCATCAGTCGTGGACGTGCGGTCGATGACGAAGAACGCTAGCACCCCACCGCTCGCGACCGCCGCGCCCGAGATCACCATGGCGTCCGCGAAGCCCTGCGCGAACACCTCGGCATCGTTGTATGCGTCACCGGTCAGCCCGACCACGACCGGCAGAACCGCCACCGCAAGCAGCTGCGCGGAACGCGCGACGGCGTTGTTGACACCGGACGCCACACCGGAGTGACGTTCCTCGGCGGCGGCGAGCACCGCCGTGGTCAACGGCGCGACCGCGATGCCCAGCCCGACACCGAACACCGCGATCGCGGGAAACACGCCGGTGAGGTAGCTCGCGCCCTCCTGCACCCGCGACAGCAGCGTGATGCCCAACCCGGCGACCACGGGACCGACCGTCATCGGCAGGCGAGCCCCGATCCGCTGCGCGAGCGCGCCGGCGCGGGGCGACAGCACGAACAGCAGGACCGTCACCGGCAGCGACGCCACCCCAGCCTGCAGTGCCGTGTACCCCAGCACCGTCTGCAGCTGCACCACGAGCAGGAAGAACACCGCCCCCATACCGCCATAGACCGCGAAGGTCACCACGTTGGCCCACGTGAACTGCCGGGACGCGAAGATGTCCAGCGGCAGCATCGGGTGCGACGACCCTCGTTCGATCAGCACGAACGCCACCAGTGCGACGACACCGATGAGCGCGGCGGCCACGACGGCGGTGCTCAGGCCGCTGTTTCCCGCCTCGATCAGCGCGTAGGTGACGCCACCCAGACCCACGCCGCCGGCGACGGCGCCAACGACGTCGAGGGTGTCCGGGCTGTCCGGGTCGCGCGACTCCGGGACATGACGCACCGCGATCAGCACGACAAGGATCGATAGCGGCACGTTGACCAGGAACACCGACCGCCAGCCGATGCCGTCGATCAGGATGCCGCCCAGGAACGGTCCCAACGCGCCGGCCAGCGCACCGATGCCCGACCACGCACCGATCGCCTTGCCACGATCGTCGGCGACGAACGACGCCTGGATGAGCGCAAGGCTCCCAGGTGTCAACAGCGCCCCGCCGATCCCCTGCAGCACCCGCGCGATCACGAGCTGACCAACGTCCTGCGCGACCGCACACAGCACTGAGGCGACGGCGAACCAGGCCACGCCGATCATGAACACCCGCCGGCGCCCGTACCGGTCACCGAGCGACCCGGCGAGCAGGATCAACGAGGCGAGCGCGAGCATGTACCCGTTGAGCACCCACTGGAGCCCGGACACGTTGGCGCCCAACTCCGTCCCCAGCACCGGGAGCGCCACATTGACCACGGTCGAGTCGAGGAATGCGATCGATGACCCGCCGATCGTCGCGGCCAGCACCCACCAACCCCGCGTCGAGCCATACCGGATCTGCTCGGGTGCGGCGACGCCGCCGCTCGGCGAACCACTCTCGCTCATGACTGCGCTCCCGGATCGTGCACACAGTCCAGCGCAGAACGCCGCCGCGAGA is a window of Euzebyales bacterium DNA encoding:
- a CDS encoding 4Fe-4S dicluster domain-containing protein, with amino-acid sequence MCPVDAILQTDDGVVHSPDVSRCIGCTNCVHACPWGVPKFDVVEQLAYKCNLCYDRTSVGLGPMCATVCPSDALYYGTAAEVEAQRPSRKVIDVFGFGEQALQTGNWMVVPADAPDLLPVITA
- a CDS encoding Rieske (2Fe-2S) protein, whose amino-acid sequence is MTRADPPDPELVAERVARLTTDTLVTRRGYLKILGVLSGGLAAGNVAVALGAFQRRTAGATIETVIADDADAIPVGGAVRFTYPNDRDPALLLRLDDDVYVAYSVICTHLACEVLWERGTTDLYCPCHNGVFDPTDGAPVAGPPERPLPRIRLERRGAAIVAVGEDPGQFEAGHSGAAHAL
- a CDS encoding DUF6755 family protein, which translates into the protein MRSEPTDVRSRSAQTRLTRTLPGRPADETDEGVRTALTTRIVIVLTIILGQLWALTVGLEAYLGGHTGQAWLLATFSVVSFVVALALVRVELPTRSRRRPRQR
- a CDS encoding HPP family protein → MDGDGTSNQDRYPTRPRRPGPVGGDMAAVVFGLARRMRLPALVERHSSVPVLGLFALINGFISIGLMAAAAWMTDAPFVFPSLGPTAFLLFYTPVQPAASPRNTILGHLIAVAAGYLALALFGLLDAPPALATSVTTARVTAAALSLGLTSGAMIWAKVPHPPAGATTLIVSLGILREPAQLAVLMLAVVLLVAQGFVINRLAGIRYPLWAPRPAPRPTGD
- a CDS encoding MFS transporter, whose translation is MSESGSPSGGVAAPEQIRYGSTRGWWVLAATIGGSSIAFLDSTVVNVALPVLGTELGANVSGLQWVLNGYMLALASLILLAGSLGDRYGRRRVFMIGVAWFAVASVLCAVAQDVGQLVIARVLQGIGGALLTPGSLALIQASFVADDRGKAIGAWSGIGALAGALGPFLGGILIDGIGWRSVFLVNVPLSILVVLIAVRHVPESRDPDSPDTLDVVGAVAGGVGLGGVTYALIEAGNSGLSTAVVAAALIGVVALVAFVLIERGSSHPMLPLDIFASRQFTWANVVTFAVYGGMGAVFFLLVVQLQTVLGYTALQAGVASLPVTVLLFVLSPRAGALAQRIGARLPMTVGPVVAGLGITLLSRVQEGASYLTGVFPAIAVFGVGLGIAVAPLTTAVLAAAEERHSGVASGVNNAVARSAQLLAVAVLPVVVGLTGDAYNDAEVFAQGFADAMVISGAAVASGGVLAFFVIDRTSTTDAEAQPRQEVGAHCDMCGPPLRQPASARR